The following proteins are co-located in the Naumovozyma dairenensis CBS 421 chromosome 9, complete genome genome:
- the LIF1 gene encoding Lif1p (similar to Saccharomyces cerevisiae LIF1 (YGL090W); ancestral locus Anc_6.182), producing the protein MVGKKERHEEFISCILMGELNDMPTDFVTGLCTTTISEPKEKKKKNHNVDIRSDLLPDTVELLEKSQIDKIVLSEGSMIYDKVQLNIDSLHLTDEGNDSSLRLYVWYELIRLLTGHQIFIDSLNEKIEYTRWVGRMSGNSDDDEDDGDDNNNNGATLCMELQSGNILKKIAEIKLNVVHTGEVDLFQMTQLLFNDYCKINDDKRLLNSKLKTLNERLRNFEEERVALDKILQERDNKTRSIVVGLLNSKKKKIRFLEQKLKDNGIIDEIDISDSEIINKNVTNVVSKLNAPGRKGKKKSSPLKTVKQKRATNSDNDDTLRKRQKINNNILPNGKDDKDDFVDFQFYGISSRNDKSRSSTPKTDNLKSEDNDDIKLEDVSTQDSISNVHTQESMPSDEFLDPEEKQATNDNGKDDDIMIKLEDSTDQKTSPPLEATERRKAKKGSSEDKSSSSTEDGDIKEPTDAKESGTDESSTEGETDTDT; encoded by the coding sequence atggTTGGTAAGAAGGAGAGGCATGAGGAATTCATAAGTTGCATCTTGATGGGTGAACTTAATGATATGCCAACTGATTTTGTGACAGGATTATGTACGACAACGATCTCAGAACCgaaggagaagaagaagaagaatcatAATGTAGATATAAGGTCAGATCTCTTACCAGATACGGTGGAATTACTTGAGAAATCACAAATTGATAAGATTGTCCTTAGTGAAGGTAGTATGATTTACGATAAAgttcaattgaatattgaTTCATTGCATTTGACTGATGAGGGTAatgattcatcattaaGATTGTATGTTTGGTATGAATTAATACGGCTGTTGACTGGCcatcaaatatttattgaCTCATTGAATgagaaaattgaatatacaAGATGGGTAGGTAGGATGTCTGGAAATtcagatgatgatgaggatgatggtgatgataataataacaatgggGCAACACTTTGTATGGAATTACAATCCGgtaatatattgaaaaaaattgcagaaattaaattaaatgtGGTCCACACTGGTGAAGTGGATTTATTTCAAATGACTCAATTGTTATTTAATGACTATTGTAAAATTAATGACGATAAACGTCTTTTAAATTCTAAGTTGAAGACACTGAATGAAAGACTTCGAAATTTTGAAGAGGAACGTGTTGCATTAGATAAAATTTTACAAGAAAGAGATAATAAAACACGATCAATTGTTGTTGGATTACTTAATtctaagaagaaaaaaatccGTTTTTTggaacaaaaattaaaagataatGGGATCATTGATGAGATTGATATCTCTGACtctgaaattattaataaaaatgtaaCAAACgttgtttcaaaattgaatGCACCTGGTAGGAAAgggaaaaagaaatcatcACCCCTCAAAACTGTTAAGCAAAAAAGGGCAACAAACagtgataatgatgataccCTTAGAAAACGTCAAaagataaataataatattttaccaaatggtaaagatgataaagatgacTTCGTCGATTTCCAATTTTACGGTATCTCAAGTAGGAATGACAAAAGTAGAAGCAGTACCCCCAAAACGGATAATCTGAAAAGCGAAgacaatgatgatatcAAATTGGAAGACGTCTCTACACAAgattcaatatcaaatgTTCACACACAGGAATCAATGCCATCTGATGAGTTTTTAGACCCTGAAGAAAAACAGGCCACAAATGACAATGGTAAAGACGATGATATAATGATCAAGTTAGAAGACTCTACGGATCAGAAGACCTCTCCTCCATTAGAGGCAACTGAAAGACGAAAAGCAAAGAAGGGTTCTTCTGAAGATAAATCAAGTTCAAGTACGGAAGATGGGGACATTAAAGAACCAACAGATGCTAAGGAATCTGGTACAGATGAGAGCTCAACAGAGGGTGAAACAGATACAGACACTTAG
- the NBP35 gene encoding Fe-S cluster-binding ATPase (similar to Saccharomyces cerevisiae NBP35 (YGL091C); ancestral locus Anc_6.181) yields the protein MTTEVLPNITSSQDQVLPPEYTLNEPEPEHCPGPESEMAGKADACQGCSNKDICESLPKGPDPDIPLITENLAGIQHKILVLSGKGGVGKSTFTTMLSWALSADEDLQVGAMDLDICGPSLPHMLGCTEEVVHESNSGWTPVYVADNLAAMSIQFMLPEDDSAVIWRGSKKNLLIKKFLKDVDWDYLDYLVVDTPPGTSDEHISINKYMQESGIDGALVVTTPQEVALLDVRKEIDFCQKAGIKILGLVENMSGFVCPNCKGESQIFKATTGGGEALCKELGINFLGSVPLDPRIGKCSDFGESFLDAYPESPASLAVLNVVEALRDAVGDI from the coding sequence ATGACGACAGAAGTATTACCAAACATAACATCATCACAAGATCAAGTCCTTCCTCCAGAATACACCTTAAATGAACCAGAACCAGAACATTGTCCTGGTCCAGAATCAGAAATGGCAGGTAAGGCAGATGCATGTCAAGGTTGTTCCAATAAAGATATATGTGAATCCCTTCCAAAGGGCCCTGACCCCGACATCCCATTAATTACTGAGAATTTAGCTGGTATTCAACATAAAATATTGGTACTATCAGGGAAAGGTGGTGTTGGTAAATCTACTTTCACCACGATGTTAAGTTGGGCACTTTCAGCTGATGAAGATTTACAGGTTGGTGCAATGGATTTGGATATTTGTGGACCTTCTTTGCCTCATATGTTGGGTTGTACAGAGGAAGTCGTTCATGAGTCGAATTCCGGTTGGACGCCTGTTTATGTGGCTGATAATTTGGCCGCAATGTCTATTCAATTTATGTTGCCTGAAGATGATTCCGCGGTCATTTGGAGAGGTTCTAAAAAGAATCTTTTGATTAaaaaatttttgaaagatgtGGATTGGGattatttggattattTGGTCGTAGATACTCCACCAGGAACATCAGATGAAcatatttcaattaataagTATATGCAAGAATCAGGAATTGATGGAGCTCTTGTGGTAACTACTCCACAAGAAGTTGCGTTGTTGGACGTTAGAAAGGAAATTGATTTTTGTCAGAAGGCAGGTATTAAAATTTTAGGTCTTGTTGAAAATATGAGTGGATTTGTTTGCCCAAATTGTAAGGGGGAATCGCAAATATTTAAGGCAACAACAGGTGGTGGTGAAGCTCTTTGTAAGGAATTAGGTATAAACTTCCTTGGTTCCGTACCACTAGATCCAAGAATAGGGAAATGTTCTGATTTCGGTGAAAGTTTCCTTGATGCCTATCCAGAAAGTCCTGCCTCATTGGCGGTTCTAAATGTCGTTGAAGCATTGAGAGACGCTGTAGGTGATATTtaa
- the NUP145 gene encoding nucleocytoplasmic transporter NUP145 (similar to Saccharomyces cerevisiae NUP145 (YGL092W); ancestral locus Anc_6.180) — protein sequence MFNRTMNGGGNGSLFGNLNTSTPTSTPIPNANPQQLPKTDGLFGKTLNAGNIGTSTPSPAGGPLFGANNTNNNNNNNQTSLFGNSNNNANMNQQPAQVPTGGLFGNSATTNNNNNAGSLFGNTNTNQGNMMGGAPTGQSLFGNSKTATGGGGLFGNSSTNNTMNNFSLGGSNSNTLKTGFGTGNSLGSSAATGGLFGNSTGTTTTQQQQLPPTGLFGNITNNTFQPQQQQAQQLTSNPYGLNINNISAPVATMPESITGSLLKGNLKKSTNDDAHNNNNYRNAHRSSSISSTIAALPPVSRSSLFNKLNTRLNTIHDVSTRGLFSSPSPYNERSNPSTSKFNNPLNSQNLNLGSNSIKDFSFISSNRRNDISELRKLKIDSNRIAAKKLKLLSGEPSITKQEAMEDKNTINTNTEDPSSLQEKGSLKDINDNKENIIGNAMPQVNGVEAATDISPEQQLSKPTNDNGYWCSPSPDQLRDMPLKKLTSVSSFVIGRKGYGYITFNDTVDLLALINDIENNLFGNIVIFHSSKTVEVYPDESEKPPIGYGLNVPATITLENIYPVDKVTKKVMKNASNINEIQLLTKKLKTMRGMEFISYDPFGGIWTFKVKHFSIWGLIDEEDVEISQEEIDSMKNQQKKEKEREAKEDDVTTSKQLVIMYNKADQQQQEQQQLQMNPEAIEEEFGEERLDDLIVEEKQYEPDVTEQDFEGLEADPSLDIANDWVDQLHLAGSSLRSVFAKSSAIIKPGNDEIDLLFSDFNEEFEKEKKIKKERRLVSPYHFGKFTNNYTFLLKNVNKKTGVHNSLLSSTLKDKLILKDKNFDLHLAHVTIDKRDSNAYPIIRANSLQFKDLISLVNKADIAEKNVWELSSILFDNIELNYNVEDENVKMVLLKNKRLETLNSWIVNQVRDELEFKLRGCTDVLDQIFIYLLLNDVTNATKLSIKSSNGHLAILLTYLGSNDPRVRELGLLQLNAWKSNGQKVDSKIVRIYQLISGTLFQDSSNLDKLLDEFSWLSLLGLSLYYCKIDEYSLEDLILAHISLFSPVVGDKKIYYLFQLFGVGTDSTENLFKEIQLKSNDIDIQFSWYFVQILKFNKIRSFSAELLDLFSLQFIEDLTHCQWYKEALYVSCFISNEAVNKQQIDLILNQKISTLFNDTSNILEDLKIPSTLIHNALALVDIYNGDNLSAVENLLSAKCYMEAEKVMRTVVGPHLLLLHSSDATATNNGNLIILRKLISSFPKESMSNWINGLSVFENYLKITLDNETNKTVVECLLSELIIFYENNKYYRDVPICCNIISNEIVDLILEKFKKEVDENYKKSY from the coding sequence ATGTTTAACAGAACTATGAATGGTGGTGGAAATGGTTCCCTTTTTGGAAACCTGAACACATCGACACCGACATCTACACCAATACCGAACGCAAATCCACAGCAATTACCTAAAACTGATGGCTTATTTGGTAAGACTTTGAATGCAGGGAATATTGGAACATCTACTCCAAGTCCTGCTGGCGGTCCTTTATTTGGTGCCAacaatacaaataataacaacaataataaccaaACTAGCTTATTTGGAAATAGTAACAATAACGCTAATATGAACCAGCAACCTGCTCAGGTACCAACTGGCGGATTATTTGGTAACTCTGCAACGaccaataacaacaataacgCCGGTAGCCTTTTTGGAAATACAAACACTAATCAAGGAAATATGATGGGAGGCGCTCCCACGGGTCAATCTTTGTTTGGTAATTCAAAAACAGCAActggtggtggtggttTATTCGGTAATTCAAGtacaaataatactatgaacaatttttcattggGCGGTTCCAATTCAAATACGTTAAAAACTGGATTTGGAACAGGAAACTCATTAGGTTCCTCTGCTGCAACTGGAGGACTGTTTGGAAATTCCACAGGTACTACTACAACTCAACAGCAGCAACTTCCACCAACTGGATTATTTGGTAACATCACAAACAATACTTTCCAGCCACAGCAGCAGCAGGCACAACAACTAACCTCGAACCCATACGGACTGAATATTAACAATATATCCGCACCCGTAGCAACTATGCCAGAATCCATTACCGGTAGTTTATTAAAGGGAAACCTTAAGAAGTcaacaaatgatgatgctcataacaataataattatagGAATGCTCACCGGTCTTCTTCTATATCGTCTACTATTGCAGCATTACCGCCTGTGTCACGTTCATccttatttaataaattaaacaCAAGATTAAACACCATACATGACGTCTCAACAAGAggtttattttcatctcCATCTCCATATAACGAAAGATCAAACCCATCAacttcaaaatttaataatccGTTAAACTCACAAAACTTGAACCTGGGttcaaattcaatcaaagatttttcctttatatCTTCTAATCGAAGAAATGATATTTCAGAATTAcgtaaattgaaaattgatTCCAATAGAATTGCCGCCAAGAAATTAAAACTATTATCAGGTGAACCAAGCATAACAAAACAAGAAGCAATGGAAGACAAAAATACCATTAATACCAATACTGAAGATCCTTCATCTCTCCAAGAAAAGGGGTCTCTTAAGGACATTAACGACAACAAAGAGAATATAATTGGTAATGCTATGCCTCAAGTAAATGGGGTTGAAGCCGCCACTGACATCTCGCCCGAACAACAACTTTCGAAACCAACTAATGACAATGGATATTGGTGTTCACCATCTCCTGATCAATTAAGAGACATgcctttgaaaaaattaacatCAGTTTCTAGTTTTGTCATTGGTAGGAAAGGTTATGGTTACATTACATTCAATGATACAGTTGATTTACTTGCTTTAATCAATGACATTGagaataatttatttggTAATATCGTTATCTTCCATTCTAGTAAGACTGTAGAAGTTTATCCTGATGAATCTGAAAAACCACCAATTGGGTATGGATTGAATGTCCCAGCTACAATCactttagaaaatatttatccTGTTGATAAAGTTACTAAGAaagtaatgaaaaatgcttctaatattaatgaaattcaaCTTTTAActaagaaattgaaaacaatgaGAGGTATGGAATTTATATCTTATGATCCATTCGGTGGGATTTGGACTTTCAAAGTTAAACATTTTAGTATTTGGGgattaattgatgaagaagatgttgaAATTAgccaagaagaaattgacaGTATGAAAAACCAacagaaaaaagaaaaggaaagagaagcaaaagaagatgatgttACTACTTCCAAACAATTAGTTATCATGTACAATAAAGCTgaccaacaacaacaagaacaacaacaacttcAAATGAACCCAGAAGCtatagaagaagaatttggTGAAGAAAGATTAGATGATTTGattgttgaagaaaaacaatacGAACCCGATGTTACAGAACAAGATTTTGAAGGTTTAGAAGCTGATCCATCATTAGATATAGCTAATGATTGGGTAGATCAATTACATTTAGCCGGTTCATCTTTACGTTCAGTTTTTGCAAAATCATCTGCTATTATCAAACCAggtaatgatgaaattgatttattgttttctgattttaatgaagaatttgaaaaagagaaaaaaattaaaaaggaaagaagatTAGTTTCACCATATCATTTTGGTAAATTTACAAATAATTATACCtttcttttgaagaatgtaaacaaaaaaactGGAGTTcataattctttattatcatctacattgaaagataaattgattttaaaagataaaaattttgatttacATTTGGCTCATGTTACTATTGATAAAAGAGATAGTAATGCATATCCAATCATTAGAGCAAATTCGTTACAATTTAAAGATCTTATTTCTCTAGTGAATAAAGCTGACATTGCAGAAAAAAATGTCTGGGAATTAAGttctatattatttgataatattgaacTTAATTACAatgttgaagatgaaaatgtgAAAATGGTCTTATTAAAGAACAAAAGGCTTGAAACTTTGAATTCATGGATTGTTAATCAAGTTAGAGATGAActtgaattcaaattacGCGGGTGCACTGATGTCTTGGATCAAATTTTTATCTATTTACTTTTGAATGATGTTACGAATGCTACCAAGTTATCCATTAAGAGCTCAAATGGTCATTTAGCTATTTTACTTACATACTTAGGTAGTAATGATCCAAGAGTTCGTGAATTAGGattattacaattgaaTGCGTGGAAATCAAATGGTCAAAAAGTGGATTCCAAGATTGTAAGgatttatcaattaattaGTGGAACATTATTTCAAGATAGCTCTAACTTAGATAAATTACTTGATGAATTTAGTTggttatcattattagggttatcattatattattgtaagattgatgaatatagtttggaagatttaattttggcacatatttctttattttcaccAGTTGTTGGcgataaaaaaatttattatcttttccAATTATTTGGTGTTGGTACAGATTCCACTgagaatttatttaaagaaattcaattaaaatcaaatgatattgatattcaattttcaTGGTATTTTGTgcaaattttaaaatttaaCAAAATCCGATCATTTTCTGCTGAATTGCTTGACTTGTTTAGTTTGcaatttattgaagatttaaCTCATTGTCAATGGTATAAGGAAGCACTGTATGTGTCATGTTTTATCTCCAATGAGGCTGTTAATAAACAAcaaattgatttaatattaaacCAAAAGATTTCtacattatttaatgatacatctaatattttagaagatttgaagattCCATCCACACTAATTCATAATGCATTGGCGTTAGTTGATATATACAATGGTGATAATTTATCTGCTGTTgagaatttattatcagCTAAATGTTATATGGAAGCTGAAAAAGTTATGCGTACCGTTGTTGGACCACATCTACTATTACTACATTCAAGTGATGCAACCGCTACTAATAATGGCAATTTAATTATACTTCGAAAATTAATATCTAGTTTCCCCAAAGAGAGTATGTCTAATTGGATTAATGGACTTTcagtttttgaaaattatttgaaaattacacttgataatgaaacaaataagACGGTTGTGGAATGTTTACTTTCCGAattgattatattttatgaaaataataaatattatagaGATGTTCCAATTTGttgtaatataatatccAATGAGATTGTTGATTTAATACTGGAAAAATTTAAGAAGGaagttgatgaaaattataaaaaaagcTATTAA
- the SPC105 gene encoding kinetochore-microtubule binding complex subunit SPC105 (similar to Saccharomyces cerevisiae SPC105 (YGL093W); ancestral locus Anc_6.179), with the protein MVSSSQPLNGDRAPKRSILKQSSSQSFEPVQGYDFLESNFQLPSHPLSKDEILDANNTTSRINTLKLQNKVNRRVSFAPDVTLHSFDFVPDSKSSNRREPRRKPHDDIVTSTQKNEPNTPIPDTGHSMEMAGIIQRPLKSSTAESKLEEGKANLEYGTHQDIPSSLPVIESEHEEYSDNVDDRNAESMEFTGPQEVLDTQVEPLQSTQEDMSMTGIQKFDESHNSKNVPTEEHNSFVHGKAEEPMELTGTFNVLSKPDVSDTAESQPMDITEISNPQKELEGVIVSPSASQPMELTQIMGTVPKATVEEISQGNMDFTQVFSKPQTILKEPPKPELRIQSGPDISMDLTGVMDKSYNPSSVENIDNKNNDNINQNVEEEGEVMEFTQPVEKKIAILPTSQVINNDVQDDDDDAMDLTRISFSNLPVRGKEAVDRRKSLIPTSNKRRKLNNDELFIHPNATPIPIEEQEEMELTSMERMSPIRYEDMNDSSKMNSQIPSLETKEKDRGNVTYSLREFLDKTDVSFLIDPGKVKLKDKKITFMYMDSNSSDISLPINKLYNALYVDVPVLEMNAFICKELFRKISQSKQSFEDLETQISSSVPPLLLKEYFTSSEEMKKLMNDQMQLVKMYSKLEAKKAWYEWRKLHLNGIKNVLIENLALLQEELERTKSSLQKLYETRKRIEEIKDSLKYEVKLLKEMPPNSVASEPTLEDKVKLASLKQELIAHKITLESLPDLQKKNDAIRLEIEEKTNKLSKLKEELSHLDTEDNTTTALLEKGDITVLSAKLKYLEKMLHVRATRFVGSLLTLEFDLDDGLIELTINISNIGQYRTKSIEIAENVLLYRPLLECYLRHVESIISKKSVHTVTDFFFTLYVYMRKFSKLLKEYNLLKMVFPVKVIEQNDKETIFEIEDFDFNNRNKYIYHLSMKSFINAVFNDKSVLPIEVKIMKGSQITSNVLSSRLIQKGRKVLPWLDKSRVTITII; encoded by the coding sequence ATGGTGAGTAGCAGCCAGCCATTAAACGGAGATAGAGCCCCAAAAAGAAGTATTTTGAAACAAAGTTCTAGCCAATCATTCGAGCCAGTACAGGGGTatgattttcttgaatCAAATTTCCAACTTCCCAGCCATCCACTTTCGAAGGATGAAATATTAGATGCCAATAATACTACCTCACGAATCAATACGCttaaattacaaaataaagtTAATCGAAGGGTCTCATTTGCACCTGATGTCACTTTACATagttttgattttgttcCAGATAGTAAGTCATCGAATAGAAGAGAACCGAGGAGAAAACCACATGATGATATCGTTACTTCTACTCAAAAGAATGAACCTAATACACCAATACCGGATACTGGACACTCTATGGAGATGGCAGGTATTATTCAAAGGCCTTTAAAGAGCTCGACCGCAGAATCGAAACttgaagaaggaaaagCTAACTTGGAATATGGCACTCATCAAGATATACCGAGCAGCTTACCTGTCATCGAATCAGAGCATGAAGAATATAGTGATAATGTCGATGACAGAAATGCAGAGAGTATGGAATTTACTGGGCCGCAAGAGGTTCTTGATACACAAGTAGAACCATTGCAATCTACTCAAGAAGACATGTCTATGACAGGGATTCAGAAGTTTGATGAATCTCATAATAGTAAAAATGTACCTACCGAAGAACATAACTCATTCGTACATGGGAAAGCTGAAGAACCAATGGAATTAACAGGGACGTTCAATGTCTTGAGTAAGCCAGACGTGTCTGACACTGCAGAATCTCAACCAATGGACATTACAGAGATTTCAAATCCTCAGAAGGAATTAGAAGGTGTGATTGTATCTCCATCTGCTTCGCAACCAATGGAACTTACTCAGATTATGGGTACTGTACCAAAAGCTActgttgaagaaatatCTCAAGGAAATATGGATTTCACACAAGTTTTCTCTAAGCCTCAAACAATACTGAAAGAACCACCGAAGCCCGAACTACGTATCCAATCAGGTCCAGATATATCTATGGATCTGACTGGAGTAATGGACAAAAGTTATAATCCTTCGAGCGTTGAAAatatagataataaaaataatgataatattaatcaAAATgtcgaagaagaaggagagGTGATGGAGTTCACTCAACCTGTGGAGAAGAAAATAGCCATTCTACCAACATCACAAGTTATAAATAACGATGTccaagatgatgatgacgatgcCATGGATTTGACTCGTATATCGTTTTCTAATCTACCCGTTCGTGGTAAGGAAGCAGTAGATAGAAGGAAATCATTAATTCCAACCTCCAACAAAAGAAGGAAGttgaataatgatgaattattcatACATCCGAACGCGACGCCAATACCAattgaagaacaagaagagaTGGAATTGACGTCCATGGAAAGAATGTCTCCCATTCGTTATGAAGACATGAATGATTCAAGCAAGATGAATAGTCAAATCCCGAGCCTTGAAACTAAGGAAAAGGACAGAGGTAACGTTACGTATTCATTAAGAGAATTTCTTGATAAGACTGACGTTAGTTTTTTAATTGACCCAGGAAAAGTTAAACTGaaagataagaaaattaCATTCATGTATATGGACTCGAATAGCTCTGATATTAGTTTACCAATCAATAAACTATATAACGCATTATATGTTGATGTTCCGGTTCTTGAGATGAATGCGTTTATATGCAAAGAATTATTCAGAAAGATCTCTCAATCCAAACAATCATTTGAGGATTTAGAAACCCAAATCAGTTCTTCCGTTCCACCATTATTACTAAAGGAATATTTCACTTCTAGcgaagaaatgaaaaaattaatgaatgacCAGATGCAACTAGTGAAGATGTACTCGAAATTAGAAGCTAAGAAAGCATGGTATGAATGGAGAAAACTACACCTAAATGGTATCAAAAATGTTCTCATAGAGAATTTGGCATTACTACAAGAGGAATTAGAAAGAACTAAATCTAGTTTGCAAAAACTTTATGAAACTAGgaaaagaattgaagaaattaaagattcCTTGAAATATGAagtaaaattattgaaagaaatgcCACCAAATAGTGTCGCAAGTGAACCAACGTTAGAAGATAAAGTAAAATTAGCAAGTTTGAAACAAGAATTAATTGCTCATAAAATAACGTTAGAGTCACTTCCAGATCTTCAGAAAAAGAATGATGCCATACGGCTGGAGATCGAAGAGAAAACAAATAAGTTATCAAAGCTTAAGGAAGAGCTTTCACACTTGGACACTGAAGATAACACCACGACAGCGTTATTAGAGAAAGGCGATATTACAGTTTTGAGTGCAAAATTAAAATACCTTGAGAAGATGCTTCATGTTAGAGCTACTAGGTTCGTTGGTTCTTTACTTACTTTAGAATTTGATCTTGATGATGGTTTAATAGAATtaacaataaatatttctaaCATTGGGCAATATCGAACTAAGAGTATTGAAATTGCCGAAAATGTGCTTTTGTATAGACCACTGTTGGAATGTTATTTGCGCCACGTTGAATCTATAATTTCTAAGAAGAGTGTTCATACGGTGAcagatttctttttcacTCTCTATGTTTATATGAGAAagttttccaaattattaaaggaGTATAACTTATTAAAAATGGTATTTCCCGTTAAAGTAATTGAACAAAATGACAAGGAGACGATATTTGAgattgaagattttgatttcaaCAATcgtaataaatatatatatcacttatcaatgaaatcatttattaatgcAGTATTCAATGATAAATCGGTTCTTCCAATCGAAGTCAAGATAATGAAAGGATCTCAAATAACGTCCAATGTCCTCTCTTCGAGGCTTATACAAAAAGGTAGAAAGGTTCTGCCATGGTTAGATAAGAGCCGCGTAACTATtacaattatataa